One window from the genome of Fulvivirga lutea encodes:
- a CDS encoding SDR family NAD(P)-dependent oxidoreductase, producing the protein MSQEIVFISGATSGIGKATAELLAKNGYKLILTGRRKERLVELENKLGAITEIKTLSFDITNNDELQKAFDSLPAEWKSIDILVNNAGNAHGLDPIQDGSIADWDAMIDINVKGLLHLSKLVMPGMVSRRKGHIVNIGSIAGKEVYPNGNVYCASKHAVDAITQGMRLDMNKYGIKVTGINPGLVETEFSEVRFKGNKERAESVYKGYSPLLPHDIAELIHFVITRPKHVNVADLLVLPTDQASSTVVNKNL; encoded by the coding sequence ATGAGTCAAGAAATTGTTTTTATATCCGGAGCCACTTCAGGCATAGGTAAAGCTACTGCTGAACTTTTGGCTAAGAATGGTTATAAATTAATTTTAACCGGAAGAAGAAAGGAACGATTAGTTGAGCTTGAAAATAAACTAGGTGCCATCACCGAAATTAAGACACTTTCATTTGATATCACTAATAATGATGAGCTTCAAAAGGCCTTTGATTCTTTGCCAGCAGAATGGAAGAGTATTGATATTCTTGTTAATAATGCAGGTAATGCTCATGGATTAGATCCTATTCAAGATGGTTCTATAGCTGATTGGGACGCCATGATTGATATTAATGTCAAAGGCTTGTTGCACCTGTCTAAGCTTGTTATGCCCGGCATGGTTTCCAGAAGGAAAGGCCATATAGTTAATATAGGCTCCATAGCGGGAAAAGAAGTGTATCCTAATGGAAATGTCTACTGTGCATCTAAACATGCTGTAGACGCCATTACACAAGGAATGCGGCTTGATATGAATAAGTATGGAATCAAAGTAACAGGAATTAACCCAGGTTTGGTAGAAACTGAATTTTCTGAAGTTAGATTTAAAGGTAATAAGGAAAGGGCAGAATCGGTTTATAAAGGCTACTCACCGTTACTACCACATGACATAGCCGAGCTTATTCATTTTGTGATTACAAGGCCCAAGCATGTGAACGTGGCCGATTTATTGGTTTTACCAACAGATCAAGCGTCCTCAACTGTTGTTAACAAAAATCTGTAG